The Primulina eburnea isolate SZY01 chromosome 6, ASM2296580v1, whole genome shotgun sequence genome contains a region encoding:
- the LOC140835322 gene encoding uncharacterized protein, whose translation MEQCFLVLHYDEDEKMEVDDFIIQGKARKWWKHVYAILVQQHGRIRWEHFRQSFINHHFPPALLQAKEIKLLTIKQEDSSIEDYHKNFTDLLPYAPHISENYAAKYSHFLNGLKQEIIDRVSVCDDPTSYEGLVNRCRHAEIIIARRKAMQASKSSSSLGLRGQSFKKSVSSSFGSGGVHSSGRKNMQCGHCRGNHQTENCRRATCACFNCGGLGHIKRDCPNLENRSGGGGSIKGSYSGKQSQATVQQKGFPAQRSRCGGISQGSQQRPRVQGQVFALNQEQAEEQNKRVIAGNFNLCGILAYVLIDTGASHSFIASMFVKKHKLLYMSLDVLISVSTPMRKEVLAKRLVVDYLLEFEGKYLSNNLMILAMEDFDNIMGIDLLTKYRVTVDCYQYLVQFRPEGDENWFFFSEGA comes from the coding sequence ATGGAGCAGTGTTTTTTAGTGCTGCACTATGATGAGGATGAGAAGATGGAGGTAGACGATTTCATTATCCAAGGAAAAGCTCGGAAATGGTGGAAACATGTTTATGCTATTCTAGTTCAGCAGCATGGGCGGATTCGTTGGGAACATTTCCGTCAGTCCTTCATCAATCATCACTTTCCTCCAGCTCTTCTTCAAGCGAAGGAGATCAAACTGTTGACCATTAAGCAAGAAGATTCAAGCATTGAGGATTATCATAAGAATTTTACGGATCTGTTGCCGTACGCTCCTCACATTAGTGAGAATTATGCAGCAAAATATTCTCACTTTTTGAATGGTTTGAAACAGGAGATTATTGATCGAGTTTCTGTCTGTGACGATCCTACTTCTTACGAAGGATTAGTGAATCGTTGTCGTCATGCTGAGATCATTATTGCTAGGAGGAAGGCTATGCAAGCTAGCAAAAGCTCTAGTTCGTTGGGACTAAGaggtcagtctttcaagaaatcagTATCTTCTTCTTTCGGTTCAGGAGGGGTACACAGCTCTGGCAGGAAAAATATGCAATGTGGCCACTGCAGAGGCAATCACCAGACGGAGAATTGTCGAAGAGCAACATGTGCTTGCTTCAATTGTGGTGGTTTAGGTCACATAAAGAGGGATTGCCCTAATTTGGAGAATCGGAGTGGAGGCGGAGGTTCTATAAAAGGGTCTTATAGTGGAAAACAGTCTCAGGCTACTGTGCAACAGAAGGGTTTTCCTGCCCAACGTTCTCGTTGTGGAGGAATATCACAAGGATCTCAGCAACGCCCACGAGTTCAGGGGCAAGTGTTTGCCCTAAACCAAGAACAAGCTGAGGAGCAAAACAAGagagtcattgcaggtaattttaatttatgtggTATTCTTGCATATGTATTAATTGACACTggggcatcgcattcattcatagcaTCAATGTTTGTTAAGAAGCATAAACTACTCTACATGTCATTAGATGTTTTGATATCGGTTTCTACACCAATGAGAAAAGAGGTCTTAGCTAAACGACTTGTAGTAGACTATTTGTTAGAGTTTGAGGGAAAATACTTGTCTAACAATTTGATGATATTGGCTATGGAAGATTTCGATAATATTATGGGAATCGACCTATTGACTAAGTATAGAGTGACTGTAGATTGTTATCAATAtcttgttcagtttcgtccaGAAGGAGACGAGAATTGGTTCTTCTTCAGTGAGGGAGCTTGA